The Actinotalea sp. JY-7876 sequence CAGGACGCCGAGCAGCAGGACCGCGGTCGAGATGAGGAACGACTTGGTCCGCACCTGCGCGAGGATCTCGCGCTCGGCGACCATGAGCGTCGCCGGGACGACGCCCGGGACGGCGGGGCGGGGCGGGCGGGTGGGGGCGGGAGTGCTCATCGGGCCGGCTCGCTCTCGGTGCGCAGGGTCGGGGTCGCGTCGGCGGCGTCGGGCCCGGCCTCGGGCTCCGCCTCGTCGCGGACGATGTCGCGGAAGATCTCCGCGAGGGTGGGGCGCACCGGCGTGAACGCGCGCACGGGCGCCTGGTCGAGAGCGGTGCGCAGCACGCGCTGCGCCGCCTGCTCGTCGGCGTCGAACCGGGCCCAGCCACCGTCGAACTCGACGACGGCGACCCCCGGCTCGGTCCGGAGCCAGCCGAGGTCCCCGGCCGAGTCGATCTCGTAGCGCGGCTCCGCGAAGGACTCGCGCAGCTCGTCGCGCGGGCCGGCCGCGGCGATCCGGCCGCCGGCGATGACCACGACGTCGTCGCACAGCCGCTCGACGACGTCGAGCTGGTGCGAGCTGAACAGCACCGGCACGCCGCGGGCCGCCGTCTCGGCGAGCACGGAGACGACCGTGTCGACCGCGAGGGGGTCGAGGCCCGAGAAGGGCTCGTCGAGGATGAGGACCTCGGGGTCGTGGACCAGGGCGGCGGCGATCTGGACGCGCTGCTGGTTGCCCAGCGACAGGTCCTCGAGCGCGTCGTCCGCGCGCGGGCCCAGGTCCAGGCGCTCGAGCAGGTCACGGGCGCGGGCGTCGGCGGTGCGCCGGTCGTAGCCGTGCAGCCGGGCCAGGTAGGCGAGCTGCTCCGCCGCCTTCATCTTGGGGTAGAGGCCGCGCTCCTCGGGCATGTACCCGAAGTGCCGCCGGGCCTCGTCGCTGAGCGACGCACCGTCGAGGGTCACCGTGCCGCCGTCGGCCGACAGCACGCCGAGGATGATCCGCATCGTGGTGGTCTTGCCGGCGCCGTTGCCACCGACGAAACCGGTGAGGCGGCCGCGCTCCACCGCGAAGCCGACGTCGTCGAGCACGAGGCGGTCGCCGAAGGACCGTCGGATGCCGTCCAGCCTGAGCATGTCTCCCCCTGGGGGTCACGTCCCGCGGGGCCTCCCCGCGACACGATCAACCGTAGGGAGCCGCCGGCTCCGGCGGCTCAGGCGCGGGGCGGAACCTCGGCCTCCGCCCCGGGGTGGAGGCTCAGCCCCCGACGAGGCCGTGCTCGTAGGCGAACACGACCGCCTGCACGCGGTCGCGCAGCGACAGCTTCATGAGGACGTTGGACACGTGCGTCTTGACCGTGGCCCTTCCGAGCACGAGCTCGGCCGCGATCTCGTCGTTCGTCAGCCCGCGGCCCATGAGCACGAGGACCTCGCGCTCGCGCTCGGTCAGGCCGGCGACCTGGGGCGACGGGCCACGCGTGGCCGCGGGCCCCGCCTCGCGGCGGACCCGCACGGCGCGCGCGATCACCGCCCGCGTCACCTCCGGCGCGAGGAGGGCGTCGCCCGCGGCGACGGCGCGCACGCCGGCGACGAGCTGCTCGGGTCGGGAGTTCTTGAGCAGGAAGCCCGAGGCCCCCGCCTCGAGCGCCTCGGCCAGGTAGTCCTCGCGGTGGAAGGTCGTGAGGATGAGCACGCCCGCGTGGACCTCGGGGTCCGCCGTCAGCAGCCGGGTCGCCTCGAGCCCGTCCATGTCCGGCATCTGCACGTCCATGCAGACGACGTCGGGCCGCAGGGCGCGGGCGAGCTCCACGCCCTCGCGCCCGGTGCCTGCCTCGCCCACCACCTCGAGGTCCGGCTGGAGGCCGAGGATCGTGCCGATGCCGGCGCGCACGAGCTCCTGGTCGTCCACGAGCAGGACGCGGAAGGCGGGCCGGCTCACGAGGCCTCCCGGCCGGTGGACGCGGACGCGGCGTCGAGCGGGATGCGCGCGCGGACGAGGAAGCCGCCGCGGCTGCGCGGGCGGGCGTCGAGGGTCCCGCCGTCGGCCGCGACGCGCTCACGCATCCCCACCAGGCCGAGGCCGGACGAGGCGACGGGCCCCCGGCGCGTACCGGCGCCGTCGTCGGCCACCTCGAGCTCGACGGCGTCGCCCAGGTACCGCAGCCGGACGTCCGCACGCGCGCCGACGCCGCCGTGCTTGCGGGAGTTCGTCAGCGCCTCCTGGGCGATGCGGTAGAGGTTCAGCGAGACGAGCGGGGGCAGCGGGACGGGGTCGCCGACCACCTGGAACGTCGCGGGCAGGCCGATCTCGCTCGACTGCGCGACGAGGTCCGGGATGCGCTCGACCGTGAGCGAGCCGACGCTGTCGCGCGCGCCGGGGCCCACGACGGCGACCCCTCCCGAGGTCACGCCCTCCGCGGGCACCTCGCGCAGCGTGCCGAGCAGGCCCTGGAGCTCGGTGATGGCCTGCCGCGCCGACTCCTCGACGTGCTCGAGGGCGACCGCGGCGCGCGCGGGGTCGGAGGCCTGGAGCGCGCGCGCCGCGCCGGCCTGGACGCCCATGACGGAGACGTGGTGCGCGACGGCGTCGTGCAGCTCGCGCGCGATGCGCAGCCGCTCGAGCGCGACGGCCTGGCGCTCGACCACCCGCCGCTCGAGCTGCAGCAGGCGACCACGGTAGGCCGTGCGCGCCCGGTCGCGCGCCGACGTCCACGAGTGCTCGCCGAACCACACCGCGCCGCCGAAGTAGAGGACGTTCGTCAGCAGCTGGATGAGCATGTAGGCGACGAACGGCGAGAAGGCGCCGGCCCGGGACAGCCCGGGCAGGGAGTCCGGGTCCGTCGCGGCGCGGAAGATGCTGTAGACCAGCCAGATCAGCATCGCGGTGACGACCCCGGCGCGGACCACCGCGGCGCGGCGCCGGTCCGCGGTCCACGCCCCGACCGTGTAGAGCGCCATGAAGAGCGAGATGTTGAGGAACAGCGTCTCGGGGACGCTCAGCTCCCCCGCGAGGACGAAGGCGGTCGCGACGAGCACGGTGACGGCGGCGGGCCACCGGCGGCGCACCGCGAGCGGCAGGGTCCCGAGCGCGAGGCAGAGCACCGACAGCCAGCCCGCCGCCGGCTCGTCGTAGATGCCCGCCGTGCGCAGCAGCGCCATGCTGAGCACGGAGCCGAGGAAGAGGCAGGCCGCCACGAGCAGGTCCCCGCGCAGCTGCTCGGCCGTCGGCCCCGGTCGCTGCCAGCCGGCCATGTCGGGGTCGACGGCGGACGGCGCCGGCGGCTCGACGGCCCCGGGCGCGGTCCCGACGGGGCCCAGGACCACGTCGTCGGCAGGTCGGCTCGCGACGGCCGGGGAGCGTTCCACGCGGCCGACCTTAGCCGCCAGGGCGGACGTGACGGACGCCACCCTCAAGCCGCGACGCCGCGCGCCGATGACCTGTGCGGCGCGCTCGCGCGCCCACCCCGCGGCGCCCACCAGGTCCGCGGGCCGAACCACGCCGGCACACCCCCGCCGGAAGACGGAGCACCATGCACGCCGCCACGGAGGCGATCGGGATGATCGCCTCGCTGACCTCGTTCCTGCTGTGGGTCCCCCAGGGCGTCCGCGTGTGGAGAGCACGCCGCAGCACGCACCTCCTGTCGGGCATCGCCCTGAGCACCCAGGTGATCTCGCTCGCGGGATCGCTGCTGTGGTTCACCTACGCCGTGCTCATCGAGTCGTTCTGGATCGGCGCGCCCCTGATCGTCAACGGCCCCATCGCCGTCATGACGATCGTCGTGCTCCTGCGCGCCCGTCGTACCGCCGCCGCGACAGCCACCGCGGTCCTCGCGGGGACCGCCGAGGCGGACGAGGTCGCGCTCGCCGCCTGACGCGGTGCGGGTGAGATCTGCCGGGTGACGTTCACCTCGCCGCCCGGCGTGCCGATGACGGGGGCGTGTCGGCGACGACCCGGAGGAGGGTCTCGCGGCGGTCCCCCGCGCCGCGCGGCCCTCGGCCGGCGCGCCTGCGTTCCCGCCGGGTCCCGCCGGGTCCCGCCGGGTCCCGCCGGGTCAGCGCAGGCGCGCCTCGGCCTGCGTCCAGGCGGCGGCGTCGACGTCGCCGGTCGGCTCGTAGCGCGTCAGCTGCTGCCCGCGCGCGCCCACGGCACGCAGCGCGCGCAGGTCTCCCGCGAGCGCGCCGACGGCGCGCGCCTGGACCAGCACGTTGCCGAGCGCGGCGGCCTCGACGGGGCCCGCCACGACGGGCAACCCGGTCGCGTCGGCCGTGAGCCGGCACAGCAGCGCGTTCTGCGAGCCACCACCGACGACGTGGACGACGTCGACCTCGCGACCGGAGAGCGCCGCCGCCTCCCCGACCGCCCGGCGGTAGGCCAGGGCGAGCGAGTCGACGATGCAGCGCACGACCTCGCCCGGCGTGCCCGGGACCGGCTGGCCGGTGCGCGCCGCCTGCGCCGCGATGCGGTCGGGCATCCCGCCCGGCGGCAGGAAGACGGCGTCGTCGGCGTCGACGACGGTGCGCAGCGGCTCGGCCGCGGCGGCGGCCGCCAGGAGCTCGGCGAGGTCCGCGGCGCTCCCGGCGTCGCGCCAGGCGCGCCGGCACTCCTCGAGCAGCCACAGGCCCATGACGTTGCGCAGGTACCGGACGGTCCCGTCGACGCCGAGCTCGTTGGTGAAGTTGGCGAGCCGGCTCGCCTCCGTGAGCACCGGCGCGTCGAGCTCGAGGCCGACGAGCGACCACGTGCCGCACGAGACGTACGCGGCGCGCTCCCCCGCGGGCACGCCGACGACGGCCGACGCCGTGTCGTGCGACCCGACCGCGAGCACCGGCAAGGGCTCGGGGTGACCGATGGCGGCGCGCACGTCGTCGGCGACGTGCCCGATCACCGTGCCCGGCTCGCGCAGCGGCGGCAGCAGCGCGGGGTCGATGCCCAGCCGGGCCGCGAGGTCCGCGTCCCACGTCCGCGTGCGCACGTCGAGCAGTCCGGTCGTCGACGCGTTGGTCACCTCCGCGCCGCGCGCGCCGGTGGGCCCGGTGAGCCACGCGGACAGCAGGTCCGGCACGAGGAGGAGCCCGCGTGCCGCGGCGAGCCGGGCGGTGCCGGCGGCGGCCACGAGCTGGAACACCGTGTTGAACGGCTGCACCTGAAGCCCGTTGCGCGCGTAGAGCTCGGCCGCCGGCACGGTGGCGAAGACGCGCTCGGGCACGCCGTCGGTCCGCGCGTCGCGGTAGTGCACCGGATTGCCCAGGAGCACGCCGTCGGCGTCGAGGAGCCCGTGGTCCACCGCCCAGCCGTCGATCCCGACCCCGGCGAGCGTCCCGTACCGCCGCGCCGCCTCACGCAGCCCGGCGAGCACGCCGCGGTGCAGCGCCAGCACGTCCCACTGCAGCGTGCCGTCGACGACGACCGGCTCGTTGGCGAACCGGTGGACCTCGTCGAGCTCGACACGCTCCTCGCCGGGTGCGCCGAGCACGCGCCCGACGACCACCCGCCCGCTGGACGCGCCGAGGTCGACCGCCGCGAAGGCCCGGCTCACCGCAGGAAGGCGGCGGCCACGCCGGAGTCGACGGGCACGTGCAGGCCCGTCGTCTGCACGAGGTCCGGACCCGTGAGCGCGAAGACGGCCGCGGCCACATGCTCGGGCAGCACCTCACGCTTGAGCAGCGTGCGCTGCGCGTAGTACTGGCCCAGCTCGTCCTCCGGCACGCCGTAGACGGCCGCGCGCTTGGCGCCCCAGCCGCCCGCGAAGATGCCCGACCCGCGCACCACGCCGTCGGGGTTCACCCCGTTGACCCGGATGCCGTGCTCGCCCAGCTCGGCCGCGAGCAGCCGCACCTGGTGCGCCTGGTCGGCCTTGGTCGCGGAGTAGGCGATGTTGTTCGGCCCCGCGAAGAGCGAGTTCTTCGAGGCGATGTAGACGACGTCGCCGCCCATGCGCTGCGCGATCATCGCCCGCGCCGCCTCGCGCGCCACGAGGAACGAGCCGCGCGCCATGACGTCGTGCTGCAGGTCCCAGTCCGCCGTCGTCGTCTCGAGCAGCGGCTTGGAGATCGACAGCCCGGCGTTGTTGACGACCAGGTCGACGCCGCCGAACGCGAGCGCCGCCGCGTCCACCATCGCGCGGACGTCGTCCTCGGACGTCACGTCGGCGCGCACCGCGATCGCGCGGTCGGGGCCGCCGATGCCGGCCGCGACCTCCTGCGCGCGCTCGAGGTCGAGGTCCGCGACGACGACGCAGGCGCCCTCGGCCGCCAGGCGCTCCGCGATCGCGCGCCCGATGCCCGAGGCGGCACCCGTGACGAGCGCGACCCGCGTCGCGAGCGGCGCGGGCTTCGGCAGGCGCGCGAGCTTGGCCTCCTCGAGCGCCCAGTACTCGATCCGGAACTTCTCGGCCTCGTCGATCGGCGCGTAGGTGCTGATCGCCTCGGCGCCGCGCATCACGTTGATCGCGTTGACGTAGAACTCGCCCG is a genomic window containing:
- a CDS encoding ABC transporter ATP-binding protein — its product is MLRLDGIRRSFGDRLVLDDVGFAVERGRLTGFVGGNGAGKTTTMRIILGVLSADGGTVTLDGASLSDEARRHFGYMPEERGLYPKMKAAEQLAYLARLHGYDRRTADARARDLLERLDLGPRADDALEDLSLGNQQRVQIAAALVHDPEVLILDEPFSGLDPLAVDTVVSVLAETAARGVPVLFSSHQLDVVERLCDDVVVIAGGRIAAAGPRDELRESFAEPRYEIDSAGDLGWLRTEPGVAVVEFDGGWARFDADEQAAQRVLRTALDQAPVRAFTPVRPTLAEIFRDIVRDEAEPEAGPDAADATPTLRTESEPAR
- a CDS encoding response regulator transcription factor, translating into MSRPAFRVLLVDDQELVRAGIGTILGLQPDLEVVGEAGTGREGVELARALRPDVVCMDVQMPDMDGLEATRLLTADPEVHAGVLILTTFHREDYLAEALEAGASGFLLKNSRPEQLVAGVRAVAAGDALLAPEVTRAVIARAVRVRREAGPAATRGPSPQVAGLTEREREVLVLMGRGLTNDEIAAELVLGRATVKTHVSNVLMKLSLRDRVQAVVFAYEHGLVGG
- a CDS encoding sensor histidine kinase, with translation MERSPAVASRPADDVVLGPVGTAPGAVEPPAPSAVDPDMAGWQRPGPTAEQLRGDLLVAACLFLGSVLSMALLRTAGIYDEPAAGWLSVLCLALGTLPLAVRRRWPAAVTVLVATAFVLAGELSVPETLFLNISLFMALYTVGAWTADRRRAAVVRAGVVTAMLIWLVYSIFRAATDPDSLPGLSRAGAFSPFVAYMLIQLLTNVLYFGGAVWFGEHSWTSARDRARTAYRGRLLQLERRVVERQAVALERLRIARELHDAVAHHVSVMGVQAGAARALQASDPARAAVALEHVEESARQAITELQGLLGTLREVPAEGVTSGGVAVVGPGARDSVGSLTVERIPDLVAQSSEIGLPATFQVVGDPVPLPPLVSLNLYRIAQEALTNSRKHGGVGARADVRLRYLGDAVELEVADDGAGTRRGPVASSGLGLVGMRERVAADGGTLDARPRSRGGFLVRARIPLDAASASTGREAS
- a CDS encoding rhamnulokinase family protein, whose amino-acid sequence is MSRAFAAVDLGASSGRVVVGRVLGAPGEERVELDEVHRFANEPVVVDGTLQWDVLALHRGVLAGLREAARRYGTLAGVGIDGWAVDHGLLDADGVLLGNPVHYRDARTDGVPERVFATVPAAELYARNGLQVQPFNTVFQLVAAAGTARLAAARGLLLVPDLLSAWLTGPTGARGAEVTNASTTGLLDVRTRTWDADLAARLGIDPALLPPLREPGTVIGHVADDVRAAIGHPEPLPVLAVGSHDTASAVVGVPAGERAAYVSCGTWSLVGLELDAPVLTEASRLANFTNELGVDGTVRYLRNVMGLWLLEECRRAWRDAGSAADLAELLAAAAAAEPLRTVVDADDAVFLPPGGMPDRIAAQAARTGQPVPGTPGEVVRCIVDSLALAYRRAVGEAAALSGREVDVVHVVGGGSQNALLCRLTADATGLPVVAGPVEAAALGNVLVQARAVGALAGDLRALRAVGARGQQLTRYEPTGDVDAAAWTQAEARLR